In the genome of Leptospiraceae bacterium, one region contains:
- a CDS encoding nickel-dependent hydrogenase large subunit encodes MAKRLVVDPITRIEGHLRIEAIVDENGIITEAYSSGTMVRGLEIILKGRDPRDAWAITERACGVCTTVHALASVRAVEDALKIQVPHNAELIRNLMFCAQYLQDHVVHFYHLHALDWVDVVSALKADPRQTSQLAQSLSKWPKSSVGYFSDLQKRLKSFVESGQLGIFANGYWGHPAYKLPPEVNLLAVAHYLEALEWQKEIIKVHAVFGGKNPHPNYLVGGVPYAININEANALNSERLNLVGRLFKEAKEFVEQVYIPDLLAIAEFYKNEWTKYGGGLKNYLAYGDLPTKSINEPSSFLFPRGIVLDRDLTKVHEVDPTDKDGIKEYIAHSWYEYSKGDKEGLHPWEGETKLNYTGPKPPYQYLNVEGKYSWLKTPRWKGKPMEVGPLARLVVGYASGRKDIQEAVNAALRKLNAPVEALFSTLGRTAARGIETQLVAEWSLQLYDMLIQNIKNGNTTTHAKEKWDPETWPKEARGVGMTEAPRGALAHWIVIKDKKIENYQLVVPSTWNGSPKDPNGIRSAYEESLIGTKIARLDQPVEILRTIHSFDPCLACAVHLYDSEGKHITQVRVM; translated from the coding sequence ATGGCAAAAAGATTAGTAGTAGATCCCATTACAAGAATTGAAGGACACTTACGAATAGAAGCAATAGTTGATGAAAATGGCATAATCACAGAAGCATACAGTTCAGGAACTATGGTAAGGGGACTTGAAATCATCCTTAAAGGAAGAGATCCCCGAGATGCATGGGCAATTACTGAGCGGGCATGTGGAGTGTGCACGACCGTTCATGCTTTAGCAAGTGTTCGTGCAGTCGAAGATGCATTAAAAATCCAAGTTCCTCACAATGCGGAGTTGATTCGAAACTTGATGTTTTGTGCTCAGTATTTACAAGATCACGTGGTTCATTTCTATCACCTTCATGCTTTGGATTGGGTGGATGTGGTGAGTGCTCTCAAAGCCGACCCCAGACAAACATCACAACTGGCTCAATCTCTCTCTAAGTGGCCTAAGAGCTCTGTTGGTTATTTTTCGGATTTACAAAAACGATTAAAGTCTTTTGTAGAGAGTGGACAATTGGGTATTTTCGCGAATGGCTATTGGGGACATCCTGCTTATAAACTTCCACCTGAGGTCAATCTTTTAGCGGTTGCTCATTATTTAGAAGCATTGGAGTGGCAAAAAGAGATTATAAAAGTTCATGCAGTTTTTGGTGGAAAAAACCCCCATCCTAATTACTTAGTTGGTGGTGTTCCATATGCCATCAATATTAACGAAGCCAATGCCTTGAACTCCGAAAGATTAAACCTAGTAGGAAGGCTATTCAAGGAAGCAAAAGAATTCGTAGAACAAGTTTATATTCCTGACTTATTAGCAATTGCTGAGTTTTATAAGAATGAATGGACAAAATATGGTGGTGGACTCAAAAATTACTTAGCATATGGTGATCTACCTACAAAAAGTATTAATGAACCATCAAGCTTCCTCTTTCCGAGAGGTATAGTATTGGATCGAGATTTGACGAAGGTTCATGAAGTTGATCCTACAGATAAAGATGGAATAAAAGAATACATTGCTCATTCTTGGTATGAATACTCTAAGGGTGATAAAGAAGGATTACATCCTTGGGAAGGAGAAACAAAACTCAATTATACAGGTCCAAAACCACCATATCAGTATTTAAACGTAGAAGGCAAATATTCCTGGTTGAAAACACCTCGATGGAAAGGAAAACCAATGGAAGTAGGACCTTTGGCAAGATTAGTCGTAGGCTATGCTTCTGGAAGAAAAGATATCCAAGAGGCGGTTAACGCTGCGCTGAGAAAACTTAATGCACCAGTTGAGGCACTTTTTTCTACCTTGGGAAGAACAGCTGCAAGAGGTATCGAAACTCAACTTGTTGCAGAGTGGTCCTTACAACTTTATGATATGTTAATCCAGAACATCAAGAATGGAAACACCACAACTCATGCGAAGGAGAAATGGGATCCTGAAACATGGCCAAAAGAAGCAAGAGGTGTGGGAATGACAGAAGCTCCACGTGGTGCATTGGCTCACTGGATTGTGATCAAAGACAAAAAAATTGAAAATTATCAACTAGTGGTTCCTTCTACATGGAATGGTTCTCCCAAAGATCCGAATGGCATAAGATCCGCCTATGAAGAATCCCTGATTGGAACGAAAATTGCTCGCTTAGATCAGCCAGTGGAAATTTTACGAACAATTCATTCTTTTGATCCCTGCCTTGCTTGTGCGGTTCATTTGTATGACTCTGAAGGAAAACACATAACCCAAGTTCGAGTGATGTAA
- a CDS encoding hydrogenase small subunit has protein sequence MKSQVKTKASKANEYESSQIERNSIWGRMMNKGYSRKEFLQFCAYAAATAGIALSDLDKVIHAMERKKRPPVVWMHFQECTCCSESFIRASHPIVADVILDKISLDYTETLQAAAGFQAEKSLEDTIKNYKGEYIVLVEGSIPTKDGGVYCTIAGKTALQILEEVTEHAAAIVAWGSCASFGCVQSARPNPTGATPVHKLTSKPVIRVPGCPPIADVMTGILTHILVFGKIPDLDSRGRPKEFYSRRVHDTCYRRANFDAGLFVESWDDENARKGYCLYKMGCRGPTTYNACGTMEWNGGVSFPIKSGHPCIGCSEDNFWDNAPFYQRLGGVTELSAEETADTIGIALTVGVGAGIAAHAIATNLRKRKLITQQSDSESESHKEKEK, from the coding sequence ATGAAATCCCAAGTCAAAACTAAGGCATCAAAGGCTAATGAGTATGAAAGTTCTCAAATAGAGAGAAACTCTATTTGGGGACGCATGATGAATAAAGGTTATTCGCGAAAAGAATTTTTACAGTTTTGTGCTTACGCAGCAGCAACAGCAGGAATCGCACTTTCTGATTTGGATAAAGTCATACATGCGATGGAGCGAAAAAAGCGACCACCAGTGGTTTGGATGCATTTCCAAGAATGCACGTGTTGTAGTGAGTCTTTCATTCGAGCTAGCCATCCTATTGTAGCCGACGTTATTTTAGATAAAATTTCATTGGATTACACAGAAACATTACAAGCAGCGGCAGGTTTTCAAGCTGAGAAGTCGTTAGAAGATACCATAAAAAATTACAAAGGAGAATACATTGTTCTTGTGGAAGGTTCTATTCCCACAAAAGATGGTGGAGTTTATTGCACAATAGCAGGGAAAACAGCTCTACAAATTTTAGAAGAAGTCACAGAGCATGCTGCGGCTATTGTAGCATGGGGTAGTTGTGCGTCTTTTGGTTGTGTACAATCGGCAAGGCCTAATCCTACGGGTGCTACGCCTGTTCATAAGTTAACCTCGAAGCCAGTGATTCGAGTGCCGGGTTGTCCTCCGATTGCTGACGTGATGACGGGTATTTTGACACATATCCTTGTTTTCGGAAAAATCCCTGATTTGGATTCTCGGGGTCGTCCAAAGGAATTTTATTCTCGACGAGTTCATGATACTTGCTATCGAAGAGCGAATTTTGATGCAGGGTTATTTGTTGAGTCATGGGATGATGAAAATGCAAGAAAAGGATATTGCTTGTACAAAATGGGATGTAGAGGTCCAACAACCTATAATGCTTGTGGAACTATGGAATGGAATGGTGGTGTGAGTTTTCCTATCAAGTCTGGTCATCCATGTATTGGTTGTAGTGAAGATAATTTCTGGGACAATGCACCGTTCTATCAACGATTGGGTGGAGTTACTGAACTCAGTGCGGAAGAAACCGCCGATACCATTGGTATTGCTTTAACCGTTGGTGTTGGTGCGGGTATAGCAGCTCATGCTATAGCCACAAATTTAAGAAAACGTAAATTAATCACTCAACAATCAGACAGTGAATCAGAATCCCATAAAGAAAAAGAAAAGTAA
- a CDS encoding alpha/beta hydrolase encodes MQKNQESVISLFFAFLVIILLILLSGSITIALIVGLFTYFLFLPLSYPLIRKKLHRSDLADKIFFARTEDNWYLPLHYHEARYPRKKALPVILVHGIAQNKYALDLDEFHSLAVFLKVRGFPVFVVSLRGSGLAFFKGSKQKGKYFTFDDHVLYDAPAIIRKVIELTEAPAVNWVGFSLGGMIGYGICGMGLPESKKIQTLITLGSPGKADYINNKVLQHVIQHPWINKLVPLRSGSRLISPLGKFLFTPMDRFLYNPENTKRKTIKDLLANCIEPINQGIIDQFSLWAKTKQELSLDKTINYRKNLENIKIPTLLIAGSVDHVVPVSQIRFVYETIKSPNKKFVIAGKRYQFKEDYGHLCLSVGEYAPEEIFPIILNWLETHGMEKPKIIRTWIQRWKRKRELKKVLKQSIKSNRQQNSFENK; translated from the coding sequence ATGCAGAAAAACCAAGAATCAGTCATTTCTCTTTTTTTTGCTTTTTTGGTGATTATTCTTCTGATTCTTCTTTCTGGTAGCATTACGATTGCCCTCATTGTGGGATTATTTACTTACTTTCTTTTTTTGCCCTTAAGTTATCCACTAATAAGAAAAAAGCTACATCGTTCGGATTTAGCAGATAAAATCTTTTTTGCTCGCACAGAAGATAATTGGTATCTTCCTTTGCATTACCACGAAGCACGATATCCGAGAAAAAAAGCTCTACCTGTAATTTTAGTTCATGGCATTGCTCAAAACAAATATGCCTTGGATCTAGATGAATTTCACAGTTTAGCGGTTTTTTTGAAGGTTCGAGGGTTTCCCGTTTTTGTTGTGAGTCTTCGAGGTTCTGGATTAGCTTTTTTCAAAGGCAGCAAACAAAAAGGCAAATACTTTACTTTTGATGATCATGTTCTTTACGATGCTCCCGCAATCATAAGAAAAGTGATAGAACTCACGGAAGCTCCAGCTGTGAACTGGGTAGGCTTTAGCTTAGGAGGCATGATTGGCTATGGGATTTGTGGAATGGGACTACCTGAGTCAAAAAAAATCCAAACTCTTATCACGTTAGGTAGTCCCGGAAAAGCTGACTATATTAATAACAAAGTTCTACAACATGTCATTCAACATCCCTGGATAAATAAACTTGTGCCTCTACGTTCGGGTTCTCGACTGATTTCCCCATTAGGAAAGTTTTTATTTACTCCTATGGATCGATTTTTATACAATCCCGAAAACACAAAAAGAAAAACCATCAAAGATTTATTAGCGAATTGCATTGAACCTATAAATCAAGGAATTATTGATCAATTCTCACTATGGGCTAAAACCAAACAAGAGCTCTCGCTGGATAAAACTATCAATTATCGAAAGAATTTAGAAAACATCAAAATTCCCACACTGCTAATTGCTGGTTCCGTGGATCATGTTGTTCCCGTATCTCAGATTCGATTTGTGTATGAAACCATCAAATCTCCTAACAAAAAATTCGTAATCGCTGGAAAACGATACCAATTCAAAGAAGATTATGGTCATTTGTGTTTGTCGGTAGGAGAATATGCCCCCGAAGAAATCTTTCCCATTATTTTAAACTGGTTAGAAACTCATGGCATGGAAAAACCCAAAATCATCAGAACATGGATCCAAAGGTGGAAACGAAAAAGGGAATTGAAAAAGGTCCTCAAACAATCCATAAAATCGAATCGACAACAAAATTCATTCGAAAATAAATAA
- a CDS encoding GDSL-type esterase/lipase family protein produces the protein MKKVKFFIVFIFFIFSYCKTLGEEFDQSEPGKNYFEPGFECKRGFLEKETNVFYLKLRENIRKNFPPVKEKPFLVIAGESTSALFESEIYRSYFPEYNVVNRAIGGETTILFLTSMDEDILALKPDVIFLSIGGNDLLGGRCLNLIINNLNLIFYKISQQSPDTYIIFASIPPVLSWKVNTITPYFNQKIQNLLKQYPKAIYFDLWEILSDEEVPKLREEYYRKNTDFLSTGYDKLHFNQKGYEEIAKKLKPILDQIYKEKYKK, from the coding sequence ATGAAAAAAGTAAAATTCTTTATTGTCTTCATATTTTTTATTTTTAGCTATTGCAAAACCCTTGGGGAAGAGTTCGATCAATCAGAACCAGGAAAAAATTATTTTGAGCCAGGTTTTGAGTGCAAAAGGGGATTCTTAGAAAAAGAAACCAATGTTTTTTATTTAAAACTTCGAGAAAATATCCGAAAGAACTTCCCTCCTGTAAAAGAAAAACCTTTTTTAGTTATTGCAGGAGAATCCACCTCAGCTCTATTTGAATCAGAGATTTATCGTTCCTACTTTCCTGAGTATAATGTAGTCAATCGTGCCATTGGAGGAGAAACCACAATTCTGTTTCTTACCTCTATGGACGAAGACATTTTAGCATTAAAGCCTGATGTCATTTTTCTTTCCATAGGAGGGAATGATTTACTCGGAGGGAGATGTTTGAATTTAATTATAAATAATTTAAATTTAATTTTTTATAAAATTTCTCAACAATCTCCTGATACCTATATCATTTTTGCAAGTATCCCACCCGTTTTATCATGGAAAGTCAATACTATAACTCCTTACTTTAATCAAAAAATCCAAAATTTACTTAAACAATATCCCAAAGCTATATATTTTGATCTATGGGAAATCCTTTCTGATGAAGAGGTTCCAAAACTCAGAGAAGAATACTATCGAAAAAACACTGATTTTCTATCAACAGGATACGACAAACTACACTTCAACCAAAAAGGATATGAAGAGATCGCAAAAAAACTCAAACCTATCTTGGATCAAATCTACAAAGAAAAATACAAGAAATAG
- the bioD gene encoding dethiobiotin synthase, giving the protein MPVFVTGTDTGVGKTITSGYILKKYHQKYKNLRYWKPVQTGFPPDDDAKTVLEISNLSESWILPGWKYRAPVSPHFAAELENTEVPLSTLKEAYYNYSKEYSLLIEGAGGILVPLSRTYLWIDWVQELKIPVLIVARSTLGTINHTLLTVEALSKRNIPIIGIVFCGRYDEPYIHDNRKIISELTKLPVISYFDIHKDTNIDVDPNFIIEKYL; this is encoded by the coding sequence ATGCCAGTTTTTGTCACTGGCACGGATACAGGTGTTGGAAAAACCATCACAAGCGGCTACATACTAAAAAAATACCATCAGAAGTACAAAAACCTTCGATACTGGAAGCCTGTGCAGACGGGCTTCCCACCTGATGATGATGCCAAAACAGTTCTTGAAATTAGCAATTTATCGGAAAGCTGGATTTTGCCGGGTTGGAAGTATCGAGCTCCCGTAAGTCCCCATTTCGCTGCTGAACTCGAAAACACAGAAGTTCCTTTGTCAACTTTGAAAGAAGCATACTACAATTATTCAAAAGAATATTCGTTATTGATAGAAGGAGCTGGGGGAATTCTTGTGCCTTTAAGTAGAACTTACCTCTGGATTGATTGGGTTCAAGAATTGAAAATCCCTGTTTTGATTGTGGCAAGAAGCACCTTAGGAACCATCAATCATACTTTACTAACCGTAGAAGCTCTAAGTAAACGAAACATCCCGATTATTGGCATTGTATTCTGTGGTAGATATGATGAACCCTATATTCATGACAATCGAAAAATCATTTCCGAATTAACGAAACTTCCTGTTATTAGCTATTTTGATATTCATAAAGACACAAACATTGATGTGGATCCTAACTTCATTATTGAAAAATATTTATAA
- a CDS encoding acetyl-CoA carboxylase carboxyltransferase subunit codes for MGRELIQKPLEGGGISRIIIQHHKNRMTVFERIQVLTKQYPTYLYQNWGKYLDGASIVTAIINIDGRDVAIYGHDFTNRAGSMDATNGEKLARLIYLAGEKGIPLIGMNDSAGAYVPAGVGGLDGYSEAFYAMRKISGVVPSIMLMFGFNAGGGSYLPRQGSFVIQPQDTFFGLTGPQVIKDVLGEEVTPDDLGGPKVHSQSGVVDVVANDELGALRKALRLLSYLPDNNHSMAPYVPTSDPIDRFIYEEDILLRKTINSPTGYNTPFDITLLIQNIVDHGEFFEIQKYRARNLICAFGRIGGHVVGIMANNSAVASGQIDIHAAYKGARFVRFCNLYNIPMIFFEDTTGFLPGKEQETGGIVQAGRALLDAIIDLRTPRFLVIVRNAFGGAYASFNSYHVGADMVFAFPTARVAVMGPAGKDFVYKEELKAARAEARKLEAQGKFEEAKQLLQKVTKELSERYEEELMNPKEALSLGSISQIIMPGESRRVLAENLNFFLRHYKPTPFTEPQREFH; via the coding sequence ATGGGAAGAGAACTAATACAAAAACCTTTAGAAGGAGGTGGAATATCCAGAATCATCATTCAACATCATAAAAACCGAATGACAGTTTTTGAAAGGATTCAGGTCCTAACAAAGCAATATCCAACCTACTTATACCAAAACTGGGGTAAATATTTAGATGGTGCAAGCATCGTCACAGCAATCATCAATATCGACGGAAGGGATGTAGCAATTTATGGTCATGACTTTACAAATCGTGCTGGTTCAATGGATGCCACAAATGGAGAGAAATTAGCTCGTTTGATTTACCTTGCTGGAGAAAAAGGAATCCCTTTGATTGGAATGAATGACTCTGCGGGAGCATATGTTCCTGCAGGTGTAGGGGGATTGGATGGGTATTCGGAAGCCTTTTATGCTATGAGGAAAATTTCTGGAGTGGTTCCAAGCATCATGCTCATGTTTGGTTTTAATGCTGGGGGTGGTTCCTATTTGCCAAGACAAGGTTCTTTTGTCATCCAACCTCAAGATACTTTCTTTGGATTGACGGGACCTCAAGTTATCAAAGATGTTTTGGGAGAAGAAGTTACACCTGATGATTTGGGAGGTCCAAAGGTTCATAGCCAGAGTGGTGTAGTGGATGTAGTTGCCAATGATGAACTGGGAGCTCTACGAAAAGCACTCCGACTTTTAAGTTATCTACCTGATAATAACCACAGTATGGCACCTTATGTTCCTACTAGTGATCCCATTGATCGTTTCATCTACGAAGAAGACATCCTTTTGAGAAAAACCATTAACTCTCCGACAGGTTATAACACTCCTTTTGATATTACCCTTTTGATTCAAAACATTGTCGATCATGGTGAATTTTTTGAGATTCAAAAATATCGAGCACGAAACTTGATTTGTGCCTTTGGTCGTATTGGTGGACATGTAGTGGGAATTATGGCAAACAACTCTGCTGTGGCAAGTGGCCAGATTGATATTCATGCTGCATATAAAGGAGCAAGGTTCGTTCGTTTCTGTAATCTCTACAACATCCCAATGATTTTCTTCGAAGACACGACTGGATTTTTACCCGGTAAAGAACAGGAAACAGGAGGTATCGTTCAAGCTGGTAGAGCTCTCTTGGATGCAATCATTGATTTACGAACACCACGATTTTTAGTGATTGTTCGAAATGCTTTTGGTGGTGCGTATGCATCTTTTAACTCCTATCATGTGGGAGCAGATATGGTTTTTGCTTTCCCAACAGCTCGAGTAGCTGTGATGGGTCCTGCGGGTAAAGACTTTGTTTATAAAGAAGAACTCAAAGCCGCAAGAGCCGAAGCCAGAAAATTAGAAGCTCAAGGAAAATTCGAAGAAGCCAAACAACTACTCCAAAAAGTCACTAAAGAACTTTCCGAACGATATGAAGAAGAACTCATGAACCCCAAGGAAGCCCTTTCGTTGGGTTCAATTTCTCAAATCATCATGCCGGGTGAAAGTAGAAGAGTTTTAGCGGAAAATCTCAATTTCTTTTTACGCCACTACAAACCAACGCCGTTTACAGAACCTCAAAGAGAATTTCATTAA
- a CDS encoding 1-acyl-sn-glycerol-3-phosphate acyltransferase — translation MEAFIPPSFNLPLLWIIDLTFPILAKLIQNLDGIEISREHQNYLRTLRNHRLIYASNHPTTTEPIVAYYVANVIGSRFYYMASRQVFDWGNGLVGKFIQNVGAFSVLPGATDLESIKTSRKILSQRGSKLVLFPEGEPTSGENDNLMPFQPGVVQLAFWAYEDIRKQEPDEDIFILPAFVKYILTGTDAQIKGELHQSLQRIEKLLGIDPKNKNFLQRILTIGRILLEQAEKEYQITPEVEKGWDYRIGRIRHEILDQIAKKFQIQGYDYSANAIEKLRYLLSIIEMKLVNYPDPRLPNMSKKEIEWAQKECLKAYSFITIHTEYLISYPTAERMFEWLKHYEEYLFGQSPFRPRKAIVRFSPVISIKNSYEEYKKSKKTAVKNLTDLLRREIQILLEECKSLTKPIVRPYDV, via the coding sequence ATGGAAGCATTCATACCACCAAGTTTTAATTTACCTTTACTTTGGATAATTGATTTGACTTTTCCTATTTTAGCAAAACTCATACAAAATTTGGATGGAATTGAAATCTCACGAGAACATCAAAATTACTTAAGAACTTTAAGGAACCATCGCTTGATTTATGCAAGTAATCATCCTACGACTACTGAACCTATTGTTGCTTATTATGTAGCAAATGTGATTGGTTCTAGATTTTATTACATGGCTTCTCGACAAGTTTTCGATTGGGGAAACGGACTTGTCGGAAAGTTTATTCAAAACGTTGGTGCATTTTCAGTGCTACCCGGAGCCACAGATTTAGAATCCATAAAAACTTCACGAAAAATTTTATCACAACGTGGTAGTAAATTGGTATTATTTCCCGAAGGCGAACCCACCAGCGGAGAAAACGATAACCTCATGCCGTTTCAGCCTGGAGTTGTCCAGTTGGCATTTTGGGCTTACGAAGATATAAGAAAACAAGAACCAGACGAAGACATTTTTATTCTTCCAGCATTTGTAAAATACATTCTGACTGGCACAGATGCTCAAATCAAAGGGGAGCTCCATCAATCATTACAACGAATAGAAAAGCTATTAGGTATCGATCCCAAAAACAAGAATTTTCTTCAAAGAATACTCACAATAGGAAGAATTTTACTCGAGCAAGCAGAGAAAGAATACCAAATCACACCAGAGGTTGAAAAAGGATGGGATTATCGCATTGGAAGAATCCGACATGAGATTTTAGATCAAATCGCAAAAAAATTTCAAATTCAAGGATATGATTATTCAGCAAATGCCATCGAAAAATTACGTTACTTATTGTCAATCATCGAAATGAAGCTTGTGAATTATCCAGACCCAAGACTCCCAAACATGTCAAAAAAAGAGATTGAATGGGCGCAAAAGGAATGTTTGAAGGCTTATAGCTTCATCACAATCCACACAGAATATCTAATTTCCTATCCTACTGCCGAAAGAATGTTTGAATGGTTAAAACATTATGAAGAATACTTATTCGGTCAGTCCCCCTTTCGTCCGAGAAAAGCAATTGTTCGTTTTAGCCCTGTCATCTCTATAAAAAACTCATACGAAGAATACAAAAAATCCAAGAAAACCGCAGTGAAAAATCTGACGGATCTTCTGAGAAGAGAAATTCAAATCCTTTTGGAAGAATGCAAAAGTTTGACTAAACCCATTGTGCGACCTTATGATGTTTAA
- a CDS encoding NAD(P)H-dependent oxidoreductase, translated as MKLLEDVYLEPEKILEVLNFRHACKKFDPDKKILEKHWDVILESGRLSPSSFGLEPWKFLVIQNPKMREELIPACWGAKTQFLTASHVVAILARKNVRWDSEYLLSHMKEVRKLDAESIKSRIERIRSFQETQFELLSSPTALWEWSVRQSYIALANMMTIAALLKIDSCAIEGFNRKNAQEIIKNWYDVSWDEWGLAAFVAFGYRVENPGKKARWPREKVIDQIE; from the coding sequence ATGAAGCTCCTCGAAGATGTCTATTTGGAACCGGAAAAAATCCTTGAGGTTCTGAATTTTCGTCATGCTTGCAAGAAATTTGATCCTGATAAAAAAATCTTAGAAAAACATTGGGATGTGATATTAGAATCAGGAAGACTTTCGCCTAGTTCTTTTGGTTTGGAACCATGGAAATTCTTGGTGATACAAAATCCGAAAATGCGAGAAGAACTCATTCCAGCGTGTTGGGGAGCAAAAACCCAATTTCTTACAGCCAGTCATGTAGTAGCGATTTTAGCAAGAAAAAATGTTAGGTGGGATTCTGAATATCTACTCTCTCATATGAAAGAAGTTCGAAAGTTAGATGCGGAAAGTATCAAATCCAGAATTGAGAGGATACGCTCATTCCAAGAAACACAATTTGAGCTTTTGTCTTCTCCGACAGCTCTTTGGGAATGGTCGGTTCGACAAAGTTATATTGCTTTGGCAAACATGATGACTATAGCTGCACTATTGAAGATTGATTCTTGTGCTATTGAAGGTTTTAATCGAAAAAATGCACAAGAAATCATCAAAAATTGGTATGATGTGAGTTGGGATGAGTGGGGGCTTGCAGCTTTTGTAGCATTTGGATATCGAGTCGAAAATCCAGGAAAAAAAGCTCGTTGGCCAAGAGAAAAAGTAATTGATCAAATAGAATAA
- the fliH gene encoding flagellar assembly protein FliH — protein MAGNRLIFKTQKIGKPQEKLSMQLPEKYKKFQGMDESVEYAIDTEGQIIEQYHGPTIEEIEQELERYKREVEEQIQKQLEESQRRAKEIEDQGRNLAFQLTQEANEKAKREIEKARLEAEQLIQRAKTEVERMIKEAEMRVAEIEHEAYQKGYEAGREVGFKKGQAEVRRLIDRLGVIIGQAIDIREEIIAASEKQMVEMILMIARKVIKDEIAERKEVVLNNIREALKRIKDRDRVNIRVNFADLELTTAHKDELIKMMESLRKVNIYEDSRVDRGGCIIETDVGAIDARISTQLKEIEEAIRNAEPLR, from the coding sequence ATGGCTGGGAATCGATTGATTTTCAAAACACAAAAGATTGGCAAACCTCAAGAAAAATTATCCATGCAATTGCCAGAAAAATATAAAAAGTTTCAAGGGATGGATGAAAGTGTTGAATATGCCATCGATACAGAAGGTCAAATTATCGAACAATATCACGGACCAACCATCGAAGAGATTGAACAAGAATTAGAAAGATATAAACGTGAAGTTGAGGAACAAATACAAAAACAATTGGAAGAGTCTCAGCGAAGAGCGAAAGAAATCGAAGATCAAGGGAGAAACTTAGCCTTTCAACTGACACAAGAAGCAAATGAAAAAGCGAAGCGGGAAATCGAGAAAGCTCGACTGGAGGCAGAGCAACTCATACAAAGAGCAAAGACCGAAGTAGAAAGAATGATCAAAGAAGCTGAGATGAGAGTTGCAGAGATTGAACATGAAGCTTACCAAAAAGGATATGAAGCTGGAAGAGAAGTGGGTTTCAAAAAAGGTCAAGCTGAGGTTCGAAGGCTTATTGATCGATTAGGGGTAATCATTGGACAAGCAATTGACATTCGAGAAGAAATCATCGCTGCATCAGAAAAACAAATGGTGGAGATGATTTTAATGATTGCAAGGAAAGTTATCAAAGACGAAATTGCAGAACGAAAAGAAGTAGTTCTCAATAACATCCGTGAAGCTCTCAAACGAATTAAAGATCGAGATCGTGTCAACATTCGGGTCAACTTTGCTGATCTAGAATTGACTACAGCTCATAAAGATGAACTAATCAAGATGATGGAGTCTTTGAGGAAAGTAAATATTTACGAAGACTCAAGAGTTGATAGAGGAGGATGTATCATTGAAACTGATGTGGGAGCAATCGATGCAAGGATTTCCACACAGCTAAAAGAAATAGAAGAAGCTATCCGAAATGCTGAGCCCTTACGATAA
- the dcd gene encoding dCTP deaminase, producing MILSGLEIKRRLGKDIIIDPFEEKLLNPNSYNLRLHNELLVYKNEILDMKTPNETETITIPPEGYILEPNRLYLGRTYEYTETYNLVPMLEGRSSIGRLGIFIHITAGFGDVGFKGYWTLEIFAIQRVRIYPFVPVCQIFYHTIEGEFFEYKHGKYQNNRGIQPSFLYKEIHEWDMYGKKNLG from the coding sequence GTGATTCTATCAGGATTAGAAATAAAGAGAAGACTGGGGAAAGACATTATCATTGATCCCTTTGAAGAAAAATTATTGAATCCGAATTCCTATAACTTGAGGCTTCACAATGAACTTCTCGTATACAAAAACGAGATATTAGATATGAAAACTCCCAACGAAACCGAAACCATCACTATTCCCCCAGAAGGATATATTCTCGAACCCAATAGACTTTATTTAGGAAGAACTTATGAATACACGGAAACCTATAATCTAGTTCCTATGTTGGAAGGACGTTCATCGATCGGAAGGTTGGGGATTTTCATTCACATCACTGCGGGTTTTGGAGATGTGGGATTCAAAGGCTATTGGACCTTAGAAATCTTTGCTATACAGCGTGTTCGAATTTATCCTTTTGTTCCTGTTTGTCAAATCTTTTATCATACTATCGAAGGTGAATTTTTTGAATACAAACATGGTAAGTACCAAAACAACAGAGGTATCCAACCCAGTTTCTTATACAAAGAAATCCACGAGTGGGATATGTATGGCAAAAAGAATTTGGGCTAG